The uncultured Sphaerochaeta sp. genome includes the window GGTCCTAAAAGCAATACAACCAACACGAAAGCAAGAAATTTTTTCATTCTGTAATCCTCCTTTACAGTACGTATTTGAATTCTAACGCCGCACTATCGAGAAGTCAAATATAATTAACTTGTTTGGATAAAATGGTAAATATCATTCATAAACAGGTAAAATAATGCTAAAAAATCATAGAAAATGGGAAAAAAGTTATAATAATAAAAAAGTTTAGCAAAATTTAATAAACCATTTGACAGGAAATTCTCTGCATGATACTCCTTTATATATGGGAATTAGAGAAATTGCTGAGAAGGCTGGAGTATCTAAAACAACCGTTTCGCTTGCGCTAAATGGGCATCGTGGTGTGAGTCATGAAACAAGAATGCGAATAATAGCCTTGGCACGGGAAATGAATTATCGAGTGCCAGGGGACCGACCCATGAGTAGTCCCAGCAATGGTCCTGTATTGCTCGCTCGATTAAGAAAACATGGTTTATTGCTGAATCAAGACCAGAGCGTTTTTATCATGGATTATATCGACAGCATAAACAAAGCTGTCAGTGCTGAAGGGTATCAGTTCGAGATATTCGAGAGCCAATGTGGTACGCTTCAAGGCTGTGTTGAAGAAATTCAAAAAAGGCATCCTAAAGGAGTGATACTGATAGGAACGGAGCTGTTTGAATCTGATTTGGAGCTATTGCAATCATTTAGTGTTCCCTATGTAGTAATCGATACCTTTTATGACCATGTCACCTGTGATTTTGTCGATATGGCAAATATCAATGCAGTGTACCAAGTAATTGACCATTTGGTTCTCTATGGGCACTCGAAAATACAAATGGTAACAAGTTCAATGAAATCCGGAAATATTGTAATGCGAGAACGGGGGTTCTCCTTGGCAATGAACCATAACCACCTCTTGGTGGATGGATCCTCTTTCATTTCAGTGGAACCAGGCTTCGATGGTGCGTACCAAACTATGAAAGCCTATCTTGAAGATGAGCCTTTACTGCCTGAGGCCTTGTTTTGTTACAATGATGTAGCAGCCTTTGGTGTCATTAAGGCCTTGAAAGAAAAGAAGTACCGTATCCCTCGAGATGTTTCGGTTGTGGGGTTCGATGATCTTCCGATGGCTGCAATGATGGATCCCCATCTCACAACCGTGAAAATTCCGACGCGACGTATTGGAGAAAAAGCAGTACACGTGCTACTCGAAAAGATAAAGACCAAGTGGGTGCTGGAGCCTTCCAGCTGGCTTGTCCAAGGAAACTTGGTTGCTAGGGATAGTGTTATGAGAAGAACATGACAAGGAGGTATCGTCATGAGTAAGTATTCAATCATTCTGGGAAACTTAGGGAACACCTGTGACAGGTTTCTTTCTTCAGGGTACAAGGATGAGGTTCCCAAAGCAGAGCTGATCAAACAAGCATCTGAGATTGAGGGTGTTGAAGGTGTAGAACTGGTAGGAACCTGGGATGTGGCTCCAGAGAATGTAGAAGAAGTTGGTGAATTGCTCGAGAAGTATGGCTTGCAGTGCGTCTCTATCATTCCTGACCATTTCAGCCAGAAACGATGGGGTAAAGGGTGTCTTGCAGCGAAGGATAGCGAGATACGTAAGCAAGCATTGGACTATACGTTCGCTTGTGTGGAAATGGCCCGAAAACTCAACTGTAAAACATTGAATATCTGGCCGGGGCAAGATGGGTACGACTATACGTTACAGTCCAATCTTGTACAGGAGCGTGCTTGGCTTAAGGATGCCATCCAAAGTGTTGCTGCCGCTGCACCGGATATCAGATTTGCACTTGAATATAAGCCAAAAGAACCACGGAATTTCAGTTTCATGGCTCGTGCTTCAGATACCCTGTTGCTCGCAAAGGAGACGAAGCTGGATAACGTGGGAGTCTGTATAGATACTGGTCATGCGTTTGTTGCAGGAGAGAATGTAGCTGAATCCATTGTTATTCTCCAAGAGTACGGAAGGAAGCTTTTTCACATGCATTTCAATGACAACTATGGAACATGGGATGATGATATGATTGTCGGGTCCGTGCATTTCCCAAGATATATTGAAATGCTTTTCTGGCTAAAAGAGACTGGTTATGATGGGTGGCTTTCGATGGACCAGTATCCGTATCGTGAAGATGGCCAGGGTGCACTACGCGAAAGTGTAGAGTTCCTCCAGATGATCGAGGAAAAACTGAATGACCAAGTGATGGATGAAATCAGGGGTCTGCTTGAGAAAGGGAATGCAGTTGAATCACAGCGGTGGATTCGCAAAACATTCTTTAAATAAAACCTTCCATGTATTCATTCCTTGGTTTGTAAGGCAGCCTCCCGATTGGGAGGTTGTCATGTATTTGTTCTTGGGTGAACACAAAGGCTCTCTGTCCAATCAACAATGATGTAGAGCAGCAACCCCAGAAGACTGAGCAGCATAATGGCAGTATACATACCTGTGTACTGGGCCATGACCCAGTAGTTCATGATCGAGTAACCCAGTCCATGGGATGCAGCATAGGTCTCGCTGATAAACAACACAGAGAGAGAAATGCCCAGTGTGATGCGCAGCGAAGAGAATATCCGAGGCAGGATTGCGGGCCAGATGATGTCTTTCAGGACCTGCCTTCTGCTTAGGTGATATGCCTCTGCCAATTGGAGAAATTCAAACGGGATTTCCTTAACCCCATCCCGAATGGTCACTGAGGCAGGGAAATAGATGATGACGGAAATCAAGATGATCTTGGAGAGGTCTCCAATACCCAGCAATACCATGAACACAGGAAGAAAAGCAATCTTCGGTAGTGGATAGAGCAAATAGAGAACTGGGGAGATTAGGCGGTCCAATGCGGGTACTCTTCCTGCAATCATCCCTGTGGGGATGGCAAAGAAGAGTGCAATGAACAGACCCGAAAGAATTCTGAAGAGAGAATAGAGAAGATGCAGATGCATCTCTTGAGGAATGAATTGTCCTATGGCGTACATGAAGACAGTATGGGGAAATGGGATAACGGGCGAGGCAACAAAGAATGCTGCAATGTACCAGAATATGAGTACTACCACCATTCCTCTAAGGTACTTCATTGCATAGCCTCCATATGATGACGCAGAGTCTTCTGCATAGTGAAGAATTCATCACGAGTACGAAGGTTGGCTTCTTCATGGAGCTGGTTATGCAACTCGTAAGAAACCCCTTTGTTAGTCATCATAACAATCCTGCTTCCCATGAATACAGCCTCCTGAAGGCTATGTGTTACAAGGATCAGTGTTATGCAGTGTTGCCTTACATACGCCTTGATATCATTCTGGAGCATCTCTCGCTGCTGTTCATCAAGGCTTGCAAGTGGTTCATCAAGCAATAGTATGTTAGGTTTCCTAATTAATGCTCTTGCCAACGCCACACGCTGCCTCATCCCTCCGCTGAGTTCGTGGGGATAGTGTTGCATCACAGCTTCCAGCCCCATGGACTGTAGCAGTTCTTCAGCCTCGTCAGTCTTCTCCCCAGGAAGGCCGAGCAACACATTGTTGAAGACGCGTTTCCATGGAAGAAGTCGGTCCTGTTGGAACATAAGAGCCACACCCTCATTGCCGACAGCTCTCTGTATGGTTCCTCCAGAGAGTGGCAACAATCCGGCAATAGTGTAGAGAAGGCTGGTTTTTCCACACCCGCTCGGGCCGATGATGCTGACCATCTCACCAGCCTTCACATTCAAGGAAAAATGCTGAAAGGCAGTAGTCTTGGGATAGTCAAGCTTGGCATCGGTGAGGGAGAGTATCATAAGGCGTTTACAAACCTCGTATCAAAGAGTTCCTTGGCACCTGCTGAATACTTGGTTCCGGTTACGCCCTCAGTCCAGGAGATGATCTCATTCGTGAAGGATTCGCTTGGAAGGGAAGGCTCATGGTACACAGGGAGTCCCATGGTCTCACGTATTGCTTCCGGCAGTGCCGGAATTGCATTCATGAGAGCAGTGCGAGCAAGCTCAGGGTCACGTTGGATATCCGTGACTGCTCTCTCATATGCCCGATGAAAACCAGCGATCTGATTCTCTTTCTCCTGTATTGCCTTTTCGGTGAAAGCAATGATGTTCAGGCTCTCTTTCGGTATACCTTCAAATGTGAGTTTCTCCAAATTCCTGAGCGCCCCAATACTGGCAAACGGCTCAGGAAAGATGCCCGTATCCAATTGAGAGGAGACGACAGCTTCTAAGCGTGCAGGAATTTCATTGATGAACACCTTCTCAACGTCATAGCGATCCGACAAGTATGCATCAAGGAGATAGTTGGTCACGCTGATCTCCATCGTTCCAGCCGTTATCGTTGTTCCCTCTGTGAGAGGGCCGGTAGCAAGCAAGGGAAAAGCTCCGTCCGTCGAGAGTGTGCCAATCAGGCGAAAATCACTGGTGCTCTGGGTGATAAGGGCTACCAAGTCACTCATGGCTCCATCAACCTGCTGCGTCTGCAGTGCTGTCTGGCGATGCTGGCCGTTGGTGAAGAGTACCAATTCAACAGCAATCCCTTCATCTTCGTAGTAACCTGCTTCCGATGCATGGTAGAAGGGGGCTGCATCAACGGCACTCATCATTCCAACTTTCAGGGAGGAAACTGGTTTGGTTATCTCTTCTGTATCTGCTTGCACAGCCTTCTGCTCTTCCTTTGTACATCCGGTGGTGATAAGCACCAGGGAAAGGATGAGGATAAATATAGTTTGCATTCTAGGTAGTTTCATAGGTGAGAAAAATGTATCACACCTGTCTAAACTCTTGCAATCATGGGCCAGTATTTTGGTTATGGTTGTTCATTAATTGAACAAGAACAAAATCCAAATACTGTATTTTGTATAACAGAAATAGTCCGAGAAAGGAATGAAAAAGCTAAAAGTATAAGAATTTGCACACAGAAAAGGCAACCCCCTTCTGGAAGTTGCCTCAATTTGTCTTAGACTATTCTTGGATCAATATCTGCTTCATAGTCAATTTCAGGGAATCCGAACCCGTGAATGTGTTCGTACTCCTCAAACACTCCAGCTAAATCCCCTTGCTGGAGCGGTTGCCCTTCCTTTTGGAGAGCCCACCGGCGTTCCACCTCATTTTGGACCTCTTCAAGCATCTCCCAGTCATCAACCCTGAGTCGTCCTTTCTGATCGGTAGGAATCTCTCCTTTGGTGTAGAGCTGGTCATGGAACAATCGATAGATCTGCTGTGTGCAGTGCTCGTGGATGTTCTTCTCTTTCATCACTTGATAGAGCAGAGCCATGTAGAGTGGTACCACTGGGATAACTGCGCTTGCACGGGTAACAAGGGCTTTGTTTACGGAAACAAAGGCTTTGCCTCCTATGGCTTTGAGTTTATCAGTCAGTACACTTGCACTGTTCTCCAGGTGTTCCTTTGCTTTTCCTATGGTACCTTCCCGATAGACGGGGTAGGTTATCCTGGGACCAATGTAGGAGTATGCAACAGTCACGGCACCCTCTGCGAGCAGTCCCTGCTCAAGCAGGTAGTCTACCCAGAGTGTCCAGTCCTCCCCACCCATGACCTTGACTGTATCCTGTACTTGGTCATCTGTAGCAGGGTCAATGGTCGCTTGTTTTACCACATCATCACCCAAGTCTACCGACAGGGCAGTGAATGGCTTGCCTATGGGCTTGAGCACCGAGCGGTATGTCTCTCCAGTGACGGGGTCATTCCTCAGTGGACTTGCCAGACTGTAGATAACCAGATCCACCTGGCCAAGTTCTTCCTTGATTCGTTTTGCAGTCTCCTCCTTGATTGCAGTACTGAAAGCATCTCCAAAAATGGAACTTGCCTTCATACCATCCTTCTGTGCTTGTTGCTCGAATGCCATGGTATTGTACCAACCGGGGGTTGCTGTCTTTTTCTCGGCTGGCTCACGTTCAAAGGATACATTGATGGTGTCAGCTCCTCCCGTGTAGGCAGCGACAATTCGGCTGGAAAGGCCATATCCTGTAGATCCCCCAATAACAAGCACGCGCTTTGGGAGAGCGCTTTCAACTGGCTTCGGATAACGGGTATCCTCTCCGCTTTTTGCCTGGTGTTTCACCCAGTCAATTTGTTGTTGGACATACCGCTTGCACCCTGCTGGGTGAGCGGTAAGCGAGACATTACGCATTACTTTTTTTGTGATAACCACACTTAAATCCTTTCTTGCTGGCTGTTGACGATGCACATCCAGGAAGCCTCAGCAGCAACATTTCCGTTGACAGTTATGGTTCCCTTCTGGCGAAGCATCACCTTGCTTACTCTGACATTGTGCACCTCAATGATAGCACAATCACCCGGTCGTACTTGATTACGGAATTTGGCTTTTTCAATGGAAGCAAGCACAAAGAATGCTCCATGGGGAAGCAATCCAGTCTGGCAGAGGCCAGCTCCACCGCATTGAGCCATGGTCTCTACGAGGATGACTCCTGGTACTACAGGGTATCCAGGGAAATGCCCCTTGAAGAAAAAGTGATCATCAGTGAATACCCGTTTTGCAACTGTGTGTTTTTCATCAGCTTCCAGCAACTCATCAAGGAACAAAAAGGGGTCTCGGTGAGGAAGCAATTCCTCTGGTGTTTCAAACTGTTCTTGCATCATGTCTCCTCCTTAGTTTTCCTGATAGGCCTTAAATACAAGCACACCATTATGGCCACCAAAGCCCAAAGAATTGCTGACAGCATAGCGAATTGTACCATTCATTCCTTTGTTCGGTACATAGTCAAGATCACACTCACTGTCTGGATTGGTCTGGTTGAGCGTACAGGGGAAGTACTGGTCCCTGATGGCAAGCAGGCAGATGATGGCCTCGACAGCTCCTGCTGCCCCAACCAAGTGACTGGTCATGGATTTGGTTGATGAGACCTTGAGCTTATATGCACCGTCGCCGAATACCCGCTTGATCGCCTTGGTCTCCATGGAGTCGTTTGCCGCAGTACTTGTGCCATGGGCATTGATGTAATCAACCTCATCAAGGCTTGCCCCTGCCATCTCGATCGCCTGTTTCATGGCTCGGGCAGCTCCTTCCCCGTCTGGATTGGGGGCTGTGAGGTGGAAGGCATCACAAGTCATGCCGTAACCAGCAATCTCACCGAGGATGGTGGCACCACGCTTCTTGGCATGCGAAAGAGACTCAAGTACAAGCATCCCAGCTCCCTCTCCCATGACAAACCCATCGCGTTCCTTATCGAACGGTCGGCTGGCAATCTTGGGTGTATCGTTGTACTTGGTAGCCAAGGCCTGGAGGCGACAGAATCCAGCCACACTGAGCTCGGTGATTGCAGCCTCAGTACCACCTGCCAGTGCCATATCGACCAGACCAAAGCGAATTGAGTTGAATGCATCCCCAATTGCATCGGTACCGGATGCACAGGCTGTGACCGTGGTGCGACAAGGTCCTTGTATACCAAAGTGGATTGCAATATTTCCCGCAGCCTCGTTGCTGATAAGCTTGGGGATGGTTAGGGGAGCTACAGCGTGTGGGCCTCTGTCAAAGAGCTTTGCAAGGTTCTCCTCCGCAACTTCGAATCCTCCAATACCGTTTCCAACATAGACGCCACTTCGGTAGGGGTCGAATGAACCTTTCTCCAGTTTTGCTTGATTCATTGCCTGTACGGCTGCATGAGCGGCAAACTTGGTAAAATCAGCCATACCTCTCAGCTCCTTACG containing:
- a CDS encoding LacI family DNA-binding transcriptional regulator, translating into MGIREIAEKAGVSKTTVSLALNGHRGVSHETRMRIIALAREMNYRVPGDRPMSSPSNGPVLLARLRKHGLLLNQDQSVFIMDYIDSINKAVSAEGYQFEIFESQCGTLQGCVEEIQKRHPKGVILIGTELFESDLELLQSFSVPYVVIDTFYDHVTCDFVDMANINAVYQVIDHLVLYGHSKIQMVTSSMKSGNIVMRERGFSLAMNHNHLLVDGSSFISVEPGFDGAYQTMKAYLEDEPLLPEALFCYNDVAAFGVIKALKEKKYRIPRDVSVVGFDDLPMAAMMDPHLTTVKIPTRRIGEKAVHVLLEKIKTKWVLEPSSWLVQGNLVARDSVMRRT
- a CDS encoding sugar phosphate isomerase/epimerase family protein, giving the protein MSKYSIILGNLGNTCDRFLSSGYKDEVPKAELIKQASEIEGVEGVELVGTWDVAPENVEEVGELLEKYGLQCVSIIPDHFSQKRWGKGCLAAKDSEIRKQALDYTFACVEMARKLNCKTLNIWPGQDGYDYTLQSNLVQERAWLKDAIQSVAAAAPDIRFALEYKPKEPRNFSFMARASDTLLLAKETKLDNVGVCIDTGHAFVAGENVAESIVILQEYGRKLFHMHFNDNYGTWDDDMIVGSVHFPRYIEMLFWLKETGYDGWLSMDQYPYREDGQGALRESVEFLQMIEEKLNDQVMDEIRGLLEKGNAVESQRWIRKTFFK
- a CDS encoding ABC transporter permease, with protein sequence MKYLRGMVVVLIFWYIAAFFVASPVIPFPHTVFMYAIGQFIPQEMHLHLLYSLFRILSGLFIALFFAIPTGMIAGRVPALDRLISPVLYLLYPLPKIAFLPVFMVLLGIGDLSKIILISVIIYFPASVTIRDGVKEIPFEFLQLAEAYHLSRRQVLKDIIWPAILPRIFSSLRITLGISLSVLFISETYAASHGLGYSIMNYWVMAQYTGMYTAIMLLSLLGLLLYIIVDWTESLCVHPRTNT
- a CDS encoding ATP-binding cassette domain-containing protein, which gives rise to MILSLTDAKLDYPKTTAFQHFSLNVKAGEMVSIIGPSGCGKTSLLYTIAGLLPLSGGTIQRAVGNEGVALMFQQDRLLPWKRVFNNVLLGLPGEKTDEAEELLQSMGLEAVMQHYPHELSGGMRQRVALARALIRKPNILLLDEPLASLDEQQREMLQNDIKAYVRQHCITLILVTHSLQEAVFMGSRIVMMTNKGVSYELHNQLHEEANLRTRDEFFTMQKTLRHHMEAMQ
- a CDS encoding ABC transporter substrate-binding protein, with translation MKLPRMQTIFILILSLVLITTGCTKEEQKAVQADTEEITKPVSSLKVGMMSAVDAAPFYHASEAGYYEDEGIAVELVLFTNGQHRQTALQTQQVDGAMSDLVALITQSTSDFRLIGTLSTDGAFPLLATGPLTEGTTITAGTMEISVTNYLLDAYLSDRYDVEKVFINEIPARLEAVVSSQLDTGIFPEPFASIGALRNLEKLTFEGIPKESLNIIAFTEKAIQEKENQIAGFHRAYERAVTDIQRDPELARTALMNAIPALPEAIRETMGLPVYHEPSLPSESFTNEIISWTEGVTGTKYSAGAKELFDTRFVNAL
- the fabV gene encoding enoyl-ACP reductase FabV; translated protein: MVITKKVMRNVSLTAHPAGCKRYVQQQIDWVKHQAKSGEDTRYPKPVESALPKRVLVIGGSTGYGLSSRIVAAYTGGADTINVSFEREPAEKKTATPGWYNTMAFEQQAQKDGMKASSIFGDAFSTAIKEETAKRIKEELGQVDLVIYSLASPLRNDPVTGETYRSVLKPIGKPFTALSVDLGDDVVKQATIDPATDDQVQDTVKVMGGEDWTLWVDYLLEQGLLAEGAVTVAYSYIGPRITYPVYREGTIGKAKEHLENSASVLTDKLKAIGGKAFVSVNKALVTRASAVIPVVPLYMALLYQVMKEKNIHEHCTQQIYRLFHDQLYTKGEIPTDQKGRLRVDDWEMLEEVQNEVERRWALQKEGQPLQQGDLAGVFEEYEHIHGFGFPEIDYEADIDPRIV
- the fabZ gene encoding 3-hydroxyacyl-ACP dehydratase FabZ produces the protein MQEQFETPEELLPHRDPFLFLDELLEADEKHTVAKRVFTDDHFFFKGHFPGYPVVPGVILVETMAQCGGAGLCQTGLLPHGAFFVLASIEKAKFRNQVRPGDCAIIEVHNVRVSKVMLRQKGTITVNGNVAAEASWMCIVNSQQERI
- the fabF gene encoding beta-ketoacyl-ACP synthase II, with the protein product MERVVVTGMGTVNPLGREVEQFWKQIQAGACGIEKITRFDTTDYPAKIAGEVKDFDPSDLLDRKELRGMADFTKFAAHAAVQAMNQAKLEKGSFDPYRSGVYVGNGIGGFEVAEENLAKLFDRGPHAVAPLTIPKLISNEAAGNIAIHFGIQGPCRTTVTACASGTDAIGDAFNSIRFGLVDMALAGGTEAAITELSVAGFCRLQALATKYNDTPKIASRPFDKERDGFVMGEGAGMLVLESLSHAKKRGATILGEIAGYGMTCDAFHLTAPNPDGEGAARAMKQAIEMAGASLDEVDYINAHGTSTAANDSMETKAIKRVFGDGAYKLKVSSTKSMTSHLVGAAGAVEAIICLLAIRDQYFPCTLNQTNPDSECDLDYVPNKGMNGTIRYAVSNSLGFGGHNGVLVFKAYQEN